The window TACTGTATTTTTACGAGTGTTATCATTCGAATATCTATAATTATCATGTGCGAAATAATTTCGGGATACCACACCTCCACAATAGACATATCGACCACTATACATACGGTAAAGCATTCAATCGAATAGATAATGCGTTTTTATCATCACTGCTTACTTTCACGTATATTATTATAGATAATTTACTAAATCAACCCTCCAACAAACTATATATAGCAGACTCTACGGGTGTTTCCATAAATAGATTATACTGTGAATGTATTCACGGAGGAAAGCGAACTAACCGATTGGTGTATGATAAATTACACATTTTAGCCTACTACTATCCAAAACAAGGTTATATCCCAATAGTTTCTGCTCGTTGGGGTGAAGGTCATAGTTCTGATAGTACCAACCTGTTAGAAATGGTTAAACAGGTGGATTTTTTAGATAATGAATATCTATTGGCTGATAGAGGATATGATTGC of the Methanotorris formicicus Mc-S-70 genome contains:
- a CDS encoding transposase, giving the protein MRNNFGIPHLHNRHIDHYTYGKAFNRIDNAFLSSLLTFTYIIIDNLLNQPSNKLYIADSTGVSINRLYCECIHGGKRTNRLVYDKLHILAYYYPKQGYIPIVSARWGEGHSSDSTNLLEMVKQVDFLDNEYLLADRGYDCCELFEYLLQHNITPIVKTKEFKWNYKVSKS